A window of Nonomuraea angiospora genomic DNA:
TCACGACGGGGAACGCGCTCACCGCCAAGGACCGGGAGCAGCTCACCGCCTGGCTGATCGCGACCAAGACGGGTGACGCCCGCATCCGCGCCGGCCTGCCGAAGACCTGGACGATCGGCGACAAGACCGGGACGAACAGTGCTTTTGGCGGGGGGAACGACATCGCCGTCATCTGGCCCAAGAAGGGCGTGTCTCCCATCATCATGGCCATTTACACCAACCGCGCCGCCGGCGAGTCCGGCGACGACACGGCCATCGCCCGCACAGCCACCATCCTGGCCCGCGGTCTCGGCAAGCTCTGACGACCAGCGGGGGCGGCGATTTCGATACCCCATTCGCACCCGCGCCGAATCTGAAAAGATTTCTTTCCAATTCGGGAGGATAATTCCGGACTTAAAGGGCTACTTGCCCTCTGACCAGGGGAATCTTCATTCGATTCCGCTTCCGATCGCCAATTGAAGGGGTATCCTCTTGGCAAAGAAGCGGGACCGGAGATCACTCACATCCCCGGTCCCTTACCTCCAAGGTAAGGGAGATCAACATGAGCTTCAAGGAACTCTGCTGCAATCTCGGCACCGAGTTGGACAACGAGTTCATCCGGCTCCGGGCGGACCAGGCGGAGCTGGGGCAGCAGCTCACCGAGCGGATCAACGGCGTGGCCAACCACGTCAAGACCCTCGACGCCAAGGTGACCTCCCTGGACGCCAAGGTCACCGTCCTCGACGAGCGGGTCACCCAACTCGACACCAAGGTCACCGTCCTCGACGAGCGGGTCACCCAACTCGACACCAAGGTCACTGTCCTCGACGAGCGGGTCACCGCGCTCGACACCAAGATCGACACGAAGTTCGCGGAGATCGACACCAGGTTCGAGTCCATCGACGCCAGGTTCGAGACCATGGACGGCAAGATCAACACTCTGCAGGGCAATCAGAACGAGATGATGAACATCCTCATCGACATCCAGCGCAAGGTCAGCGCCAACTAGCGCCTGACCGACCGTGAAAGGGCGGACTCGTGGAGCACACGAGTCCGCCCTTCGCGTTCGCTAGAGCTTGTCGTAGCAAGGACCGTCGAACGTGTACCCCCGCGCCGTCGGCCCCGTGAAGAAGTCCTTGACGATCGTCACGCCCGTCGACGCCTGCTCGTCGACCTTGTTGATCAGCGTCTGCCTGAAGACCGCGGTGCTCGGCGCGTCCTCGTAGTTGTGCACGTCGTCAAATGTCAGGAGAGCCATCGTCTCCTCCGCTTGTAGTGCGATCTCGACGATGAGGTCGCGCACCTGGGTGACCAGCGACGGCGCCAGGCCCAGGCTGGGCTCGTCCAGCAGCAGGTATTTCGGCCCTGCCATGAGGGCGCGGCCGACGGCCAGCATCTGCTGCTCGCCGCCCGGCAGGTAGCCGGACACGCTCCCGCACCAGCGGGAACAGGCCGTAGACGCGGTCCAGGTGGGACTCGGCCGCCGTGTGGCCGCCGACCCTGAGGTTCTCCTCGACGGTCAGCTCGGCGAGGATGCGGCGGCCCTCCATCACCTGGCTGACCCCGCGCCGCACGATCTGGGCGCGGCTGAGGGGGTGGATGGGCTCGCCCTCCAGCGTCACACCGCCCTTGGTGATCTCGCCGTCGTGCACGCCGAGCAGCCCGGACACGGCCCGGAGCAAGGTCGTCTTGCCCGCGCTGTTCGCGCCGAGCAGCGCCACGATCGCCCCCGGCGGGACGCTGAGGCTCACGCCGCGCAGCACGAGCATCACGTCGTCGTAGACGACTTCGAGGTTGCGCACCTCCAGCACGCCCGGCTCCTCGGGATGGTGTGGCCTATGTCACTCCCCGATGAGCACAATGTCCACGCCTGCCCGGCGGCCGACAAGAGGGGGCGGGCGATATTTGATCGTGCTGCTGGTTCTAGGATTTCTGTTATGGCAATTTGCGAGCATCTTTCCCAGGCTGACGATCCGGCCGCGAGGACGCCGGAGGGCTGCGAGGAGTGCCTCGCCGTCGGGGGCCGCTGGGTGCACCTGCGGCGCTGCCTGGAGTGCGGCCACATCGGGTGCTGTGACTCCTCACCGGGCAAGCACGCCACCCAGCACTACCACGAGACGGCCCACCCGGTGATCCAGTCCTACGAACGCGGTGAGGAGTGGCGCTGGTGCTTCGTCGACAGCGCGATGGGCTGAGCGGCGCGGCTCTTCCCGGCTAGCGCTCCAGGATCGCCTCCTCGAAGTCGAGCTGCGCCATCACGTCGCGCATCACCTCGTCGTCGAGGCGGCGTTCGTCGCGCAGCCGTACGAAGACCTGTCGTTCGGCCTGGAGCATGTCGCGGCGCAGGCGGCGGTAGAGGGCACTGGGGGTCTCCGCACCACCCTGCCCCGTGCCGCCGCCCAGGCGTTCCCAGGCGCTCAGCGAGCGGCGCCAGGACTTCTCCCTGAGCTGGTCGATGACCTGCTTCTGGATCTCGTCGGGCTCGCCCTGCTCGGCGATGAGCCGCGTGAGCTCCTCCAAGCCGGCCTCCAGCGCGGCCTGCTGGGCCGCCGCCTCGGCCAAGCGGTCTTCGTACTGCTCCTGCTCGCTCGACACGCGCAGCCGCTTGATCAGCGCGGGGAACGTGGTGCCCTGGATGAGCAGCGTGCCGATCACGGTCGTGAACGTCAGGAACAGCAGCATCGCGCGGTCGCGCGCCGGGATGTCCGGCGGGATGGCGAAGGCCGCCGCCAGTGACACCACGCCGCGCATGCCCGCCCAGCCGAGGATCACCGTCTGCGGGCCGGTGGGCACGTTGCTCCTGCGCAGGAGCTTCATCAGGCGCGTCACCGCGAACAGCCACAC
This region includes:
- a CDS encoding UBP-type zinc finger domain-containing protein yields the protein MAICEHLSQADDPAARTPEGCEECLAVGGRWVHLRRCLECGHIGCCDSSPGKHATQHYHETAHPVIQSYERGEEWRWCFVDSAMG